The genomic segment AAAATCCGAAACACGCACTTATCGTGATCAGCGACGGTGGCGACTCGTTCTCCGGCGAACGGGAAATCGCCGGCTTCGAAGAACAACTCGACGGAGCCGATGTCTTGATTTATCCGGTTCAGCTGCAGGATCTCGACGAGACCAATACCCTCACGAAGTTTGCCCGTCAGGCTGCTGTTTCGGTCGATGGTGCGCATAGCGCGCCCGCTGCGTTTCGTCCCGATCTGGCGAAGCAGCTGATGGAGTCGATGGCCAGCCAAAGCGCCGGCAAATATTTCTACGTCAAAATGACTTCCCTGCCCGGTCTCTTATCGCGTCTGCTTAGCCGGACCTTCGAAGACATATTCACCGAACTACGCGGCCAATACACGATCGGTTTTTATCCCGGCTCCGATGAATCGACCAGCGGCCGGGTCCGCGTCCGAACGGTGAATCCGAATTATCATGTCCGGACAAGCGCACCGCACTCGCGGAAGCCTGCCGAAACCGACACGGATCCGGATCCTTATGAAACCGCTCTGCTGACCGCCGATTCCGCGAGACGGCACGGCGAAACCGCTGAAGCCATGCGCGCTCTGGAACATGCGACGATTCTAAATTCGTCGGATCCGCGAGGTTTCAGGGAACTCGCTGGTTTGTATGTCACCCAGGGGCGATTCCAGCAGGCCCTGGATGTTCTCAATAAGGTGCAGTCCCTGAATGCATTGAATGGCGCCGATCATCTCGCTTTCGGAACCGCACTGATGGAACTCGGCGATCCGAGCGACGCGCAGGCGCATTTTACCGAGTCGCTGAAACTCGCTCCCGGCAATCCCCAGATCTATCTC from the Terriglobia bacterium genome contains:
- a CDS encoding VWA domain-containing protein, with protein sequence ISIGLIVDTSRSMETTMNALKGAAESFVLGMYPEDESFIVAFDMKATLIQGFTHDPERLFNAVQTVNAGGSTALIRGLIQARKTMAQAQNPKHALIVISDGGDSFSGEREIAGFEEQLDGADVLIYPVQLQDLDETNTLTKFARQAAVSVDGAHSAPAAFRPDLAKQLMESMASQSAGKYFYVKMTSLPGLLSRLLSRTFEDIFTELRGQYTIGFYPGSDESTSGRVRVRTVNPNYHVRTSAPHSRKPAETDTDPDPYETALLTADSARRHGETAEAMRALEHATILNSSDPRGFRELAGLYVTQGRFQQALDVLNKVQSLNALNGADHLAFGTALMELGDPSDAQAHFTESLKLAPGNPQIYLRLYNVDMNQNRPGDALAILEDYLNRFPDDPGRAAAIERTDKLRILLKAN